The nucleotide sequence TTGCTAAGGTGTTTAACTTCTCTACTATATCACCGGATACCTTACATTCCTGAGGAGAAGGTTCGCCATTTTTTAGAGTCTCATTTATACACATTTCAATTTCTTCTGGTGTGAACTTTTTCGCAATTTCTTTTATCTCTTTTAAATTCATTTTTATTTCCTCGTCAATAAATTTTGTATAATATTACATTAATAAAATCCAGGTAATTTTCTATGAAAAAAAGCATAATTGTGAAGGTTTTATAAATTGGAAGCGGTTATTGTAATAACCATAGTTTACTTTTTAATCTCCTTTCTTACAAATACAATTAAACGAAAAGATGTCTTTATCATATCAGCTATTTTAACATATATTATAGATTATCTACTCAAATATAAAGGAATAAATTTTGATATTTTATCTTTATTTTTCTTATCTTTAATACTTCATGCAAAATTTAAAAAAGAGGATGTTAAAATACTATTCATTGTCATCGCTTACTATATCAGCTTAACACTGATTGTTAATTTTTTCCAAGATTTCAAATTTATAAAAGCTTTTTATTTTTTAGGATTGGTAGTTTTAAATCAAAAATCCAAAACCATTGAAAAAATTTGGTTAAGTGTTATCTCTGTATCTTTTATTTTAAGTTTAATAAATTTAAATTTCTTTAGTTACGGCATTGCTTTAATTTTACTATTTTTTGTATATTTAAAAATTTTGGAATATAAAGAAAATTTAGAAGAAAATCAAGAGGAGTTTAAGAAGAAAATTGCAAGAACAATAGAGATAGAAGTAAAAAGAGAATACGAAAAACTTGAGCTTAAATTACAGTTAGCTTATAAAAAACTAAAAGAGTTATTTAAGCTTAATACTTTTATTATAAAAGAGATTTCTTTAAATGAAATGGCACAAAAAATTGTAGAAGGTTTGATAGATTTAGGATACGCTGGTGCATACATATATATTTCAAATGAAAATTTATCTAAGAAAGGAGGTTTTATCCCAAATTTAAAGATTATTACCGAAGGAATGAAAGATAAAACTACCGTCTCAACTTTAGAGAATGAAAAGCTAATTTATATACCTTTAAAAGATGAAAAAGGTCTTTTGGGTTATCTGGTGGTTTATTCTAAAACCTCCTTAACACCAGAGGAAATTGAGTATTTGATTACGTATGCTAACTCTATCTCAAACATTATTGCAAAAACAAATTACTTTTTAGAAATAGTTAAATTAAGGGATTTAATTTATAGAACTATAGAAGCTGTGAATATAGGTATTGTAGTTTTAGATAAAGATTTTAACATAGAAATTCTAAACAATTTTGCAAGAAAGTTTACAAGCCATGAAATTACAATTAACAAAAATTTATTTAAAGTTTTCCCA is from Sulfurihydrogenibium sp. and encodes:
- a CDS encoding ATP-binding protein, with product MEAVIVITIVYFLISFLTNTIKRKDVFIISAILTYIIDYLLKYKGINFDILSLFFLSLILHAKFKKEDVKILFIVIAYYISLTLIVNFFQDFKFIKAFYFLGLVVLNQKSKTIEKIWLSVISVSFILSLINLNFFSYGIALILLFFVYLKILEYKENLEENQEEFKKKIARTIEIEVKREYEKLELKLQLAYKKLKELFKLNTFIIKEISLNEMAQKIVEGLIDLGYAGAYIYISNENLSKKGGFIPNLKIITEGMKDKTTVSTLENEKLIYIPLKDEKGLLGYLVVYSKTSLTPEEIEYLITYANSISNIIAKTNYFLEIVKLRDLIYRTIEAVNIGIVVLDKDFNIEILNNFARKFTSHEITINKNLFKVFPLFNSIKVHLEDVFYTKKEFETKIKDQTSNRIFEVKAFPISSEEALNGMVIVFEDVTEKEEMENQIIQSEKLAVIGRLVAGISHEIRNPLAIINQSAFMVKRRIQKLCSNVDNIDNILESIERIERNVIRATDIIERLLNFSKPYYTKAQKVNLKEAVEEAMKLATLQTQRSDIQFSKKLLDVYVKGDKNALIQLFINLILNAIEAIENKGKITIKIIPLRRDGNVKVVIKDTGKGIPEEIMDKIFEPFFTTKEKGTGLGLAVSYRIVQDHGGKMLVSSKEGEGTEFILIFPMYNEEEGE